In Lolium rigidum isolate FL_2022 chromosome 3, APGP_CSIRO_Lrig_0.1, whole genome shotgun sequence, the genomic window TTAGATGTCATCTGGTCAGATTTGTAGGCATCACAAGTATTCGCTACTAGCATGTTTTGTTGGCAGCAACATTACACAAAATCGTCTAACAAGGTCAAATCAGACCAAAAACTGCATTAAAACCAGCTAATATAACAAACTTAAACGGGGTATATATAGGATATTAGACAAAATATTCCATTCACGATCAAATAAACCCAAAATGTTCCAAGATGTTTTATAATCCAGTTAGTTTTGCTGTACATCCATATGCTAGAGGGGTTTACTTTTCTGTGTAGACAATCATGCAAATGTTTTAGTTGCCCGATTCGTCTAACTAAGTTCGTCGCGgccctttagtttagttttggggGTTGTTTATAGTACATGTTTAAGTTGCATTGTCACTGTAGCTAAGTTGATATCAGCTTAGAAGTAAGTTGATTAACAGATTAGCCAAACTTACATTCTTATCTGGTGCTTTGGTTCAGTTTCCCTTTTTTTCAAAGTAAGTAATTTTGTCACCATAGTTAAGTTTCTTTTAACATAGAACTAAGTTGTAATCAAGGATTTTTTTGTTGGCAAATGTATGCCCAAGTTGTGTACTCAACTTAACTAAGTTGATTACACCAACATGCTTTAAGTTGGTTCCACGACCTAATTAATTGCATTTTTTACCGCATGACTAAGTTGTTTTTCGCAAATTAAAGGAGGAAAAAGAACTGGACGATGCAATAACAAGCATTTGGGAAAATGGGTCAGGAGTGGTGTTGTGGTGGTGGATTCTCTGATCTGCTGCGACTGGTGCGACGAGGGTGGGCTAAGGCTGTTGCATCCATGAGCGGGCAGCGGCTCTGTATCGCCTCATGTGTACAAGTTGATCATGATTCTGTTAACATCACGCTCGAGTTCTACTCTCGATTTCACAGGGATTGTGGCCAGATTACAGCAATTCGGAGTCTAGGTTCGAATTCTAGAGAGGAACAGAGAGGAAGGAGAGATACAAGCCAACCGGCTGGGCCGAAGCCAATCACACATTCCCTTCCGTCCATCGACGTGTTCTTTATATCCTTGACCAATCCGCGGCTGCCAAGTCATCAGCGGGCCCAATCCTTCGAAGGGAAGCGGAAGCTTTCCTTGCGTGCACGCAGCCACCTGATGTGGGTCCATGTCGTCAGGGGCAGTGCTAACAGATTCATAAGTACAGATTCCCAGCTGACTAGCTTCTTTTTTATATGAGAGACTAAATGTTTATTTTTTTGTGCGGGGTGTTGTTTCACCGAGTCTTTAGGTAGTACTTGGAAATCGTACAACGCGGGGTGGCTGAATCTaagtactctctctctctctctccgtcccaccaaaagtgtcaaAGATTTGTCAAAAATCATGATTATTTTTTTAGAGATGGAGGAGTCTGTCTTTCCAAATTCTACCACGCGGGGTGAGATTTCCTTTTTTTAGCCGTAGACCAGCCCGCAGAGGCTGGCTAGCTGTGTCCTTATTTCAAAGTAGTGCACACGATGTAATTATATGCGCGACAATTAATATGCTCTGCAAACCAACCCTGCATTTTCATATTCCGTCAACAAGTAACTCACTTACTTTATGATTGTATCTTCTTTTACAGGAACAAATTATGCATATGCATGGCCGACGTTGTTACAATAAGAGAAGTATTGCATACACATTTCAGGTTATATCAATTAATTGATTTTATCTTGGCCATCTCTTGACCGACAGGTACCATACCAAGTTAACAGAGGATTTGTATCTGAACATTGGTGATGATTAAGTAATAGCAGGTTACCTATATATAAACCTTTGGGACATGGTGAGTAGTTGGACTACGTGCATATTAGGATGTACAGAGCGTAAGAGAGCTTCCTTGCATTTTCAAAATGATTTGCAGAAAAAGAGAGAGCTTTCTTCCATTCAAGTATTCTCAAAGACCAGTCACATCAAAGTTGCGTCAACTAGCTATTCACGGTAGGAGAAATGAAACAGTAGTTCATGATCATATAATACCACGACGATTAAAGATCTGGTTAATTACACAGCTGCAGGCTAAATAATAAAAACTGTATACAATGGCCTGCTTggcaataaaaatatatttttctcATTTGAGTATCCTACAATaattggaataaacctaactctGAAACATTATAATTAGCAGTGCCTTTGCTTCCACCAATTAAGGATGCTTGGAGGGCACGGTATTTTTCTTGTAGAGAGCATGTCCTCATAGCAAGGACGATAAGGGAACGCACGATGGATGGCACAAGATGGCCTGGCTGGATCACTATGAAGCCCATGGGATAAATATTGCATTCTTGAGGTGTTGAAGTGGTATGCCACGGCTGTGCCACTAATATTAAGGAGGAGAGCATCTTTGTGCGGATGCAATCCTATGATACCACAAAAATTGATCCACTTCAAAGAAGTACTGTTGGTTGTAGTTTTATCCATGTCGATGAAATTGTCCTCATCTGAGTTCCACGAGTACTCAGTaccatcttctacttcattgcctCGCTCTTCTACGCCATTGTTTATACCATCGCCATTTGTGTCTTGTCCTTGAACTTCTGCatcatcaacaccatcatttgtGCCATCCTTTTGTGTGAACAGGCCCATGGATTTTCTGCTTTTGACCATCTGCCATTCCATTCTTGATTGTGCTGTGTGTGAGTGCCTCTGCATACTGTGAATGTGTGGTTCAAGATTAGTATCATGCAGCAGCGTCCATCCTTGTTGGCCATCACTTAATCCTGTCAGTGCCCATACCTTGAGTTGGAACATGTTAAACTCTGCATAATGAACACCTTTCTCGTAGCTCGATAGAAGGGATCTTCGAGGCAGAAGATATGTTTCTCCTGCGCTGTTGTAGACCACTCCCGGGAGCGGGACCAAATCATATGTCCCCTCCAAGCAGTGTAGGATCATGAGGACGCCATTATGCCTAGGGACGTAGAGTGACCCACGCCAGTACTCAGCCGATCGACTGTTCATATCGAGCGCCCaggccttcacggtgtaatggtgcctAGCCGCGCAGCTTCCAGGGACAAACGGTTGCAGCTTCCATCGTCTAGTTTCTGACGAGTACACCCACGAATTCACAACAATTTCCTCCAGCTCCTCAGAGCCCGGTGTCTTCGAGTAGATCTGGTAATCTCGGTACACCTTGTACACCTTGTAGTGCAGCGACACGGCTGGGTCGAAAGCGAGGAATGTGCCCTCGCCTGCGTCGCCCCACATGCTTGGTGAACGTGGCAGCGCATCGCACCGTACGGTCGCGGGGTTGCACACGTAGGTATTGCTCTCTTTTCTACTACTGAtcatgttgttcttgagaaggAGGAGGCCGTTGCAGTAGTCTTCAACACGGGCCCAGCCATGGCAAAAGAGAGGACGCCGGAAGGCGCCGGCACTCGTGCCGGACGCTGGCGCGGCGAGGAAGTATGACTTGTCTCGGCGGCCGCCATGATTGGTGAAAACGCCGGGGAAGGAGGGCGATGAGAAGAAGAGGGGGAGGAGACCGTGGTCGTCGACGATCGCGCGCCACACGCGGCAGATGGTCCGGGACTGGGCGATGGTGGAGCACGGTAACCGGCGAAGGATGTCGAGGAGCACGTCGTAGGGAAAGCACAGGCCGTCGGTGTCGCTGACGGCGTCCATCAGGGTGCAGCTCGCTTTCTTCGTTCCCGGCCGCACCCACGCACGCGCGACACACCTGCCGATCAGATCTGAGGAGACCGACTTCATGGTTCACGCAGGAGAAACTNNNNNNNNNNNNNNNNNNNNNNNNNNNNNNNNNNNNNNNNNNNNNNNNNNNNNNNNNNNNNNNNNNNNNNNNNNNNNNNNNNNNNNNNNNNNNNNNNNNNTTTGATTTGTATTCCAAGTCTGTCGATGTAACCGGTGACGTCGGAGGGCAGGTGGCCTGGTCTTCTTGCCGGTCTTCGGATCTGGTAAGATTCGTGTCTGGCGGTTGGCGTTCGGCACTCTCGCGGGTGACGGTTGCGTTGGCTGCTGCAGTTATGTCTGGCGTCTTGCAGTTGGGTGTGAGGATGACGGCAGGCGGCAGCGTTTGTCTTCTCCGACTGAGTCTGGAGATGATGACGGTGTTGGGATCTGGTGACCATGGGGAAGATCCCCGGCCGACGTGCCACAAAGTCTCGGGCTCGTCCTCTGCGACGACCCGGTTCATCGGCTCAAAAAGCATCATTGAATGCGATGGTGCTCTCCCAGATCTAGGTGTGGTGGTTGTTCGCCTCTTTTTCCAGCGCTACCATGGTGGCAGTGGAGGAAGATGGATGATGTTTCGGCGAGGCACATGTTTCTCCAAGGGTGAACTTGTAGTTTTACTTCTTGGGAGTTTGCTTGTGCAAAGTTGCTTGATGCAAATGTTTGTCTTGTGTGGTGACCATACGTGTAATCTCTGTAAACAGATTGTCTAATGAGATATATGGttacatcaaaaaaaaaaagtctgtCGATGTGGCTACATCTCTGATTGGACTCAGATTCGGGGAAAACAAACTCATGTCGGTGACTGAGACTTGCTAACAATTTTATGCTTAGTTGAACAAGTTTGAGGTCCATGCAAAAGGCAAGCCCATGTGTCCAAATATGACCCCATGAAAAAAAAGGTCAAGAGGATTGGCTTTGGGGACACATCAGTAACAAAGAAAATAGGATGCatgaaagatttttttttttggcgtgTGGTGTGTGATATCACCAACAATTTGGGTATGAATCATATCTATTCGCACCTTCATGTTGAGAAGGATaatgaccttaactggttgtacctgacaatgtccttgttgaatgcattgttttaagagcggagattatcttcagggagaaaccataagatctttgatcgagcgacgatggcgctggtgcactgttcccttcttggatgcgttgcttttgaagagtctgaatttcaggtgttgtcttggtggtggatgtattactgttgctatgGCTGGGATATTGTAGcaagacttttatttcttagttttctttttctcttttttagttgTGTCATCCGTCgttattgcagaggctgggtgtaacggtatcttttgatattattatatttcctttatcgaaaaatgttgAGAAGGATATAGATAATGCCCCTTTGTGAATTTATTCGCATGCGACGATGTTGGAGAAATAATTAGATGATGCggcacttcatcttcatcacaaATGTTAAACAAAATATTTCGTTCATGATCAACTAAATCCAAAATGCCGCAAGATGAAGCTTGACAAGATCAGGAGTCGTGCAATATTCCAGCTATTAATTGTGATCCTAGCATCTAAGATGATTTGACAAATTCCATGAAACGATATGAACAATGAGCCCTGCTCCAGAATCTAAGGACGTGAGAACCAACtcaaggttgggtggttaggagggcagttgtATCTCCATCCCAAAAGAGTTTAAACCACAGGTTTaagatctgtgtgtctcataaatacGGAATATTCTTTTAGTGGGAGACGACGTTCCCGTTAACAGCAGCGAGGCGCCTatgatgacttcgtcaatttcaagatccaatccaccatctcagtcttccggagatgctcataggggtagggtgtgcattCATAGGAGTGAGTGTATGCACGTGTATGTGAGATTCTGCGTTTGTacggtgtttctcaaaaaaaatctaAGGACGCTAGGAGGGAAGGGTATTTTCTCTGCCGAGAGCGCGTCGACGTAACAAGGACAGTAAGGGAATGATCCAGCCTCAATGCCACAAGCGTGTTGATCCATCTCGTAGAAAAGCCCATAGCATAGATATTGCATTTTCGAGGTGACGAGGTGGTATGCCACCGCATTGCCACCAATATCGAGGAGGAGCGCATCCTTATACGGATACAATCCAATGATACCGCAGTACCTCTGCTCTATGCAGATCGACGACCCCTTCACCCCCTTGGATGAAGTTGTCCTCTTCCGAGTTCCACGAGTGCTCaaaatcaccatcaccaccacaaccactacctcctcctcctcttccatctCTTTGTTTGCTTCCATCAATATAGTCAATGTCTGATTATTGTATGTCTTCTCCGTAACTTTCatcattgtggttgtcatcatcaTCAGTGTTCGGTTCTTGTATGTTTTCCTTGTAAAAACCTTTTGGGTAATCTAGGCCATCCTTATTGTCACCGAGGATTTCCTCGTTACTTGGTCTGAACAAGCTAATGGGTCCACTGTAGCTTCTGAACATCTCCCGGTATTTTCTTGGTTATCTCGCAAGTCGGTTGGCCATCACATAATTCTGTCAATGCCCATACTTGGAGCTGAAGCTTGTTAAGCGTGTCGTACTGAACTCCTCTCTCGTAGCTTGCTAAGAGGGACCTCCGGGCCATGTCGTATGTGCGTCTTGCGTTCTTGTATACTTCCCCCGGGAGTTGGACAACATATACTGTAGGTCCGGTTCGAACAGTGCAGGATCATTAGCATGCCATTCTCACAGCCCATGTAAAGTGAACCTCGTCCATACTCAGCAGCTGGCCATGGTCACCACATTTTGGAGATGATCAGGGCCGAAGCGTCCCGGAACGAACTCTCATCTCTCCCACTCTCCCGTTTGAGAGACGAGAACACTATAGAATCCACCACTTTCTCCTTTGACGGCTCGGACCAAGGCGAGAGTTTTGGGTGCATCTTGTGGTTCTTGAACACCTTGTACACCTCGTACTGCAGCGACACGGCTGGCCGGCCGGGTACGAGGATTTGCCCACATTGCTGGTGGACATGATAGGGGAGCATATCATGTTGTTGTTGGGTTACACACGTAGGTATCACAATCATCTTTGTGGCTGTATCCGAGGTTCTTGTCATAGAGAAGGAGAAGCCCATTGCAGTGGTCAAGTACACGAGCCCAGCCGTGCCAAAAGAGAGGACGATGGAAGTCATGCTTATTGGTGCTGCTGGAGCGTGAGGCCGGCGGGCAAAGGAAGCAGGACTCATCCCGACATCCGAAGTGATTGGTGAAAACACCTAGGAAGGCGCCCTGCAAGAAGACGCGCGAGAAGGATCGTGGGTGTCGACCATTGTGTGTCGCGCGCAGCAGCTGCTCCGTAACCTGGCAAGGGCATCGTACGGGAGGCGCGCGGCAGAAGACGTCGAGGAGCATGTCAAAGCGGAAGCACATCCCGTTGCCGCTGCAGTCGACATCCAACGAGGCGTTGTCGCACCAAGGATACATGGCCCTAGAGAAACTTCTTATTTGGAACGGAATTGTGTAGAACGCATGAAGGACACTTGGCTCCTAGAAGGAAGATGCAATTATGTTTAACTGGCTCGTGGGCTGGTTTGGAACTAATTAGCTTAGGTGAGATTAGGAACTTCGTTTTTAGTAATGATGTtataaaatctcagttgcaattcATGTTGCAGCTTATGATTAACACGAATCACGATACAAATCAAGTACAACGGAACTTGACTGAGCACGATGTGAGCTGAAAACTAGCAAATCCCAATTAGGTTACCTCCTAGGCTGTCATGTACGGGTTGTTTACTACTGGGCCATTCAATGGGAAACAGAGAGGTTTCAACGAACCAACCATGCCGCCTCTCGCTCGCCGGCTACCGCATGCTCCAGATCGCATGTCCACCATGTAGAATGTAGAATTCTAATATTTGATATGTACCGAGATACAATGAGAGAAGATATTTGAAATACAAGAAGGTCCTAATCCTATCTTCTAATCTTAGCCTTACGTCTATTCTAACATTCTCCCTCAATGGTAGCCGGAGAGAAGCAAACGATTACAACTAGATTTAAAGTCTCGCATTTCTGTCCCCTTCTCCTCCTTAGCATCATCGATGTCCTCCCTCCCGCAGTCATAGCGGGAGTGTCGTGGTCGCAAGTGACGATCCAGACACTATTAACTGGAGTTGTTGAGTTTTCATAGACGTTTTCTTGATATCCATGTCGAGGTAAACGATCGTGATGTACCTGTGATCAAGGCAGTCGTGGTCGATAATGTAGTCGTCGTAAGTGGTGTAGCTGCATTTGCCGAAGGCATAAATAATTGCGCGGGTatcttcttccttttttttggACCAAGATATTTTCATGGCCGATGTTTTGCACCTTTAAAGGTACCATCAGGAGCGTCCTGAAGATATCACAAGACGTGCTCATAAGTAAGAGCACCAATTTTGCCAGCACTAGAGAAAGCACACCGGTCTCACAACGGTTTTGCCAGAACTATCTACACGGTTGTAGGGACAGCACAATTATGATGTCGGTTTGTCGATGCAGACTTGGCAGTCGGACGTGGTCAATGACAGCATCGGGTCGTGTCCGTGGGACGCGGTTGATGTTGACATTGTGCCTTGCTATTGTACTATCAAAGGGCATCGTACATGCTCACTGTTACAGAAATAACTGAAAACAATATATGTCTTGTTCTGTGGAGAATTGTCTCATTCTTGTGATaaaaatactacaacatgaaaatcAATGTACATTACTGTTTCAAAAattggccgattaatcgctacacaGTGCGTCACCGATTAGCCAATTAACTGATTTATCGTGCCCTGCAACTACCAAAGAGCGGCGTACAAGCTCATGTTACAGAAATAACTGGAAACAATATATGTCTCAATCCGTGGAGAAATGTCTCATTCTTGTGAAAAAATACAACAGCATGAAAATCCATGTACATCACTGTTCAAAAAATTGGCCGATTAATCGCTGCACAGTGGGTCACCGATTAGCCAATTAACTGATTTATAAGTCGATTTGCCAATTAACCACTAATCACCGACTGAGTTGACACCGATAAACAATTTCCTCAATATTTGTACAGATGGATACCTCTTTTATGCTTCCATCCTGACATAAATTCTGTAGCATTGTTTTAAATGGTCTCGACTTGACCTGGTAACCATTTTAAGGATTAGTGCTTCATGGTATGTTCGATCTTAAGAGCAATCTTGGAAACCAAAACTAGCAACATCAGGCATAGGAATGGTTTCTGATTGTCAGGCTCAGGTCTCACGTTATGTTCATGTCACAGGTGAATTGTGTGACGAAAACACACGAAGTAGAAAGTAAACATTCCAATAATTTTTGTATGTATGTATTATGTGCCATTGCAGGGTATTTGCTCAGCGACCCAAACTCAGGCTGCACGGTGTAAGTATGATGTTACTGGCATGGGCCGCATGGCTTCATCAGTATAAGAAATAAGCTGGCGAGATAATATTCGGGGTGCCTAACTGGTTACATTCTACACCATATATGTAACGCAGTATATAAGCCAGTTCACAGTCCAGATTACAAACTGGCCTGAATTTGGAATACATTGCTGCGAAAGTTGAAAAGTAGAGCAGAAAATCCACCTAGTGGCACCCACAACCAACAATAAACATCACTTAACAGCCAACTGTTCAGCTATGTATGACATGTGTCACGTATTTAACAAAAGGTAGTAACGTGGCGTGCAATGTTTCCACAAAGACTGAGAATTCTCTTTGGCAAATACAGGCTCAGATGAGCAGGCCATAAAAGTGTTGCCCACATGTATACTTGGTACAAACAGAGAATCGGCAGGAACAAGCTTCAGAAATCAACTCAGCACACACCAAACCTGGAGAAGTCACGATGCATCGCCCACATCATCTGACCGATTGCCACCCCTTTCATACACTTTAGCATCAGTGCACACAAAACCTTCAGTTGTTTTTCAAGCTGCTACATTCCATCGTCGCTCTGCATTACAACAAGCAAGAACCATTTTGATATATGAATGCCGTTTGCAGTGTCTGTTGAAGTTGCAAAGAAGCCATGACATGATTTTGCGAGAAGTGTATTGTTTTTTCGCACAAAAGAGCAGTTGGCATGTCTGCAATTGAAGTTCTCATACTACATATATCGGTAAAAGCATATCTATAGAACCTTTTGTAGTAGCATCACAAATGTATGATGATATTACTTAAACTGAACAGGGCATCCTCAGATCTATTATGATAAAATTACGATTGTGTGCCCAACTATGTATAAATAGTGAGTATGGCTGCAGGAGCAGTTTGTGATTGCAGGACTATAGTATAGATTTCCTCACTGTCCAGCACCAGCAGATGGTAGTGTGATTGCAAAATTGCTTAGCTCTGCTACATGTTTCATGACCAAACCTCCTATGGTGTTTTCTAAGTTACACGTGAGGCGAAGATTGCAAAAGATGCTGCCTGATACCGAGATAATATTATCTACGCAATAAGCACatcttactactgataaactgatCGCTGCCTAAAAGATGCTTGCCTTGGTCCAATTAAATGACATTTTCAGCGCAGCTTACCCAAAAGATTTGGATGAGGTGGTGGGgcatgcacattttatcgagcACATCGTGCTCATTGTCCAAGGGGGCAGTTCTTGAGCAATGGCACCAATGTCAGCTGATCCATACCAAGACCAGAATACAAGAGGGATTGGCTCACCAGATGCAGACGCCGCAAGCTCCACTTCCAtcccatcctcctcctcgtcatcatcctcatcctcatcgtcgtcgtcgtcttcgtcctcctcgtccgaATCATCGTCTTCATCGTCCTCGTCCGAATCCtgatcttcctcctccgccccgtcCTCCCCTTCCTCGTCGGAATCTTCCTCATCACCCTCTTCGTCCTCTGAATCTTCGTCGCCGGAGTCGTCACTGTCATCCgagtcttcgtcgtcgtcctcctcatcctcctccccgGCCGCTTCTCCAGCAACCCCCTGGCCGGAACCCGGCACGGCACGGCTCGACTGGGCGCCtccgccggcctccgccgccgtGGGTGTACGCGGCGCCTCTCCTTCCACCATCTCGGCGTCGGAGGCACCCTCCACTTCTTccgtggccggcggcggcagcgacggcgaggTCGGCATTGGGAGGAGCGGATGGAGATCCGGATTCAAAATTTTGGAGGAGCTATGGAGGGGGAGTAGGTAGCGCGAGCTGAGCAGTCAATATTCAGTATCCAGTCGCTGTCTACTCTAGTACTCTGTTTTTTTCGAGCACGGGGTTCATTTCGTGCTGGGCCTCTTCTAGAACAAAAGTACGCTGGGCTTAAAGTGTTTTGAGAACTATGGCCGAACAACCCAGTTCCATAGAGAAAGGTGGCCGTTTCTCAAAGAAAATCCAACAGAACGAGAAAGCTAGCTCtttgaaaaaaaaacatgaattttCTATATGAAAGTAATGTTATTTTAACAACTAATATCAAATATATTCatagtaataaatagtacatggtagagatacgcgGGGTGTATTCAGCGATAAGAAATAATAAAATCTAAAAGAAACAAACAAATCTTCGAGatattcaaactctttcttctttcatCTACTTCtccgaaggcagccaaagatcgaaggttctctcataattttaatttgagacgCAGTGCCAAGGTATATGCACACGTGCAACCAGTAATGTAGttaatcaacatcggcaagagtatcaACATTTTTTTGATAAGGGGTGatttattactcaaaaagttttaagcattacacccagcctctgcataaccaggatgcacacagccgtttagaaGTTCAGGATCCATCGACATGCGATACAACAAAAGATAAAAAACCAATTACTATGACGCTTCGTTGGCTTCAATCCTTCGACTATGCAATCACCCATGTTGATAAATAAACTCCATGGTCGTGTTcttcaatcgtgtagacacctccataaaaagATCACGCTGCGTCCACGCGTAACACATTAACAGTACAAATTTAGGTTGTACTTCCGTACCCGTGAATAACCCAATCAATTTGGGTCGGACCGTTGGGCAAAGATACAGACCTATTTTTCAACTACGTgatcgtaagggcatctccaacgcggcgacccatcccgcaccccccgcgtccggatgggtccaaccagacaaaaacgcggcccagcgcggccACGCATCGCAAATGCGGATAGCCGCGGGTGTCcgtgacgacccaaacccggcccaaatctgggccaggtttgcgtggctgcggatggcacgcggcgtcctcacgtgtccgcctggtccgcgtggctggcccacctgtcggtgccccagtccta contains:
- the LOC124694325 gene encoding acidic leucine-rich nuclear phosphoprotein 32 family member B-like, with protein sequence MPTSPSLPPPATEEVEGASDAEMVEGEAPRTPTAAEAGGGAQSSRAVPGSGQGVAGEAAGEEDEEDDDEDSDDSDDSGDEDSEDEEGDEEDSDEEGEDGAEEEDQDSDEDDEDDDSDEEDEDDDDDEDEDDDEEEDGMEVELAASASERRWNVAA